One window of Oncorhynchus masou masou isolate Uvic2021 chromosome 28, UVic_Omas_1.1, whole genome shotgun sequence genomic DNA carries:
- the pole3 gene encoding DNA polymerase epsilon subunit 3 → MAERPEDLNLPNAVITRIIKEALPDGVNVSKEARRAISQAASVFVLYATSCANNFAMKAKRKTLNATDVMSAMEEMEFERFLQPLRESLEAYKKGQKGKKEASEQKRKDAKEKKNDVEENDKSREEEEEEEERMDEDQEAENEVEEEEVEN, encoded by the exons ATGGCAGAAAGACCCGAGGACCTCAATCTGCCCAATGCTGTCATCACGCGCATCATCAAGGAGGCG CTCCCAGATGGGGTGAACGTGTCAAAAGAAGCCAGGCGAGCCATATCTCAAGCTGCCAGTGTATTCGTCCTCTATGCAACATCTTG TGCAAACAACTTTGCCATGAAAGCCAAACGGAAAACTCTAAACGCAACAGATGTGATGTCTGCGATGGAGGAGATGGAGTTTGAACGCTTCTTGCAGCCTCTACGTGAATCTTTGGAGG CTTACAAGAAGGGCcagaaggggaagaaagaggcATCGGAACAAAAACGCAAAGATGCAAAGGAGAAAAAGAACGATGTGGAGGAGAACGAcaagagcagagaggaagaagaggaggaggaagagcgtATGGATGAAGACCAGGAAGCAGAGAATGAGGTTGAAGAGGAAGAAGTTGAGAATTGA